The following is a genomic window from Bacteroidales bacterium.
GGTACTATGAAGAATTCATTGACAGGTATTTTGAATTTGAAAATATCCCTGAGGCAGCAGAAAGGAATGCATCCACTGATATCACAGTAAAAACTGATGGCAAGAGTTTTCTGTACTTTCTTGTTATTTACCGCGACAAGTTTCCACAGAAGCTTACGCCATCGCAGATTAATAGAAAAGGAAGCTATTCTGACTTTAGTGAAGAAGAATATCAGACGATTACAGCATGGGAACTTTCACAATACAGAAGCGGAAACACTTATAAAATACCATTGAAATTTTCAAAAGAAGGGCTCTATTATATTCAGATCTTTTCTGACAAGAAGGAATTAACTAAGCCTGCTTCTATAACTACAAGGGGGAAGACACCCTACAGTGGCATAGTAATAAGAGTAAATTAAGAGGAACTGCTTGGGATAACCGTTAATTTCCAGGATTAATTAACTACAGGGAGTGTAAAACGGAAATTGCTTCCTTTTCCGTTCTCATTTTCTGTTCTGATTCTTCCACCATGTTTTTCTACAAATTCCTTATAGATAAGTAATCCCAGTTCGGTTTTTTTTTCTTTTGCTGTTCCCGCAGAAATAATAACCTGGGCAATATCAAACAATTTAGAAATATTTTCCTTTGTCATGCCAACTCCATTATCTGAAACTGAAATAGTTATACCAGAGTTATCAGATTCAGCAGTGATTTGTACCGAACCACCTGTATTTGTAAACTTTACAGCATTACCAACAAGGTTTCGCAGTACAGTTTTAAGCATATATCCATCTGCGTAAACAATTATCCTTTCATCTACATAAGAATTAACTGTTATATTTTTTGCATCGGAGAAAGGTTTAATATTTACAAGAACATCCCTGCACAATTCTCCGAGATTCTGCTTTTTAGGGTTAAAAGGGATTGCTCCCTGCAGAGCTTTCTCCCATGTAAGGAGGTCGTCGAGCAAGTTATAAGTATTTTTTGCAGAGGTATTAATTGTATTTACATAACTCTCAATCTGATCTTTATTAAGATTCTGCAGGTTTTCCTTTAACTCTTCGGAAAAACCAATGAGATTGTTAAAAGGACTCCTTAAATCATGTGCAAGTATAGATATAAAACGGTCTTTGTCTGCATTGAGCTGGATCAGCTTCCTCTCACTTTCCAGAGCTTTAAGCCTCTCTATATTGTAGTTATCATAAACAAATCTTATTATAAAGTAGATCAGAATTGAAGAGTAAATCAAGGTTATCAGATGGTCAATCCACCTTTCAGTTTCTGAAGGAAAATTTGTAATAAGATCAGGTCTGTAGAACTGAATAAGAAATATCGAAATATTTGAAACTAAAAAAAGTAATATAACATAAATCTTCTCCCTTTCTCTTACAATCAGCAAACCAAGTATCAAAATTACCAATGCAGGCATCACATTGGAACCATTAATACCTCCATTGAAGATCCAGATTGTTGAGATTCCGATTATTGAGATACAAATTACAGGGAAATTGACGGGTTTGTATATTTTTCTGAACCTTATAAAGTAATAGAGGACAAGTACGATCAGGGATAGGAAAATAGGTACAAGAACAGCAATTGCTGACGTTGAAAGCAAAGAGTTTATTAAGGAACCGATAAGGCTGATAAGTATTCCTATAATACTTGCAGATAATACCAGCCTGTGCTCCAGGGGGAAATCTTCCTCCTCGGCAAAAATGTAACTGATTAATCCTTTAGCTTTTTTCCTTATCATTTCGATAACGCCTCATTAACTGATGTCATGTCAATCACGACCGGAAAAGACATATTTTCAGGCGATGTAATATCGATTGTTCCTGTCTGCTTTGTATTAACTGTCTGTTTAACAAAATATCCTTTCTCCGGCGAAAAATACACAATGCTGGAACCTGTAAACGGACCTTTTGTTGTAATATCCATTCCCTGTGTCTGAGTTATCATCAATCTGTCTCCTGATATTACAGAACTGATCCTGACACACCTCACTCCATTGATCTCTTCAAAGTCCTCAAATTTATTATCTGATCTGAAAGCCATTAACATAGAATTGTTCGGAGATTTGGTTTTGATTGTATCAGTTTGTGACCACGTATATCCGGGGCTTACAGAACCAGACGGTAAATCCGGGAAAAAATCAATGAATGACTGGGCAGCATTTGTTGATCCGCTCCCATCAATATTTATTAATACTTTGTCTGCTTCGGAGAGGTCTGTTTCCTTACCTTCCTGTGTAATTGACATGACGAATACTTTACCCATAGCATCTCTTAATACACCTCCTGCTGAACCCTGGGGAGAGTCAACTTTCTGATACATAGAGTCGATAGACACTTCAAGATTCATCATTTTTTCAACTAAACCTTTTGATTTTATGCTGCAACCCAGAGCTGCAGATACATTTACTTCCATAACCTGCCCCATGGCATCCAGAGTCTGCACTATCTTAGTTGTGGAAAGATATTTAACAGGTTTATCGGCTGGATAGTTATATGCCATTTTTACATTGCCTGATTGGGAAAATGCAACAGAATAAAACACAAGAGCAATAAATATAGATAAGACAATTGATTTCCTGAAAGAAGTAAAGTTTCTCATTAGCTGATTTTTTATGTTTAACAAAACATAAAGTTAATAAACAATTGAAATAAATCAATAAAGTAAAAACCCGGCGTTAACAAGATGAACTCATCTTTAAGCTTTCAACGCACATTAAAAACAAAACCCGGCACTTTCGTACCAGGCTTTTTCTTTTGTCGGGGTGGCAGGATTCGAACCTGCGACCCTCTGGTCCCAAACCATAAACGACACCTTTTTAGATTTTCTTATTTTAATTATTTATTCATTAAATGTACTGATATTCAGGTATATTGTTAATAACTATCTTTTTATTTGTTTTCCTTTGATTTTATTTAATTTGTATATTTGCAGATAGTTGTTTGCAAATACTTTGAGCATATTATTTGCAAGCCGAAAACAAAATTTAATAACTGAGACATGGAAAAATATTCACTTGACGGCGCAATTTTGTCAGTTTTTTTTGATACACGAAGAGCCAAAAATGTAGCAGAAAACGAAGAAGTAACGGAAAGGGATTTGCGTTACCCGGTGAAATACCGTATATTCTCTACTGCCGATCAGACATATTATTTTCATCCTTCAGGTATTGACTTAACAATTGATGACTGGAAGAGAATACCAACTGCCAGAAAAAAAGAACTTATTGAAACCAGAGAACTCATT
Proteins encoded in this region:
- a CDS encoding HAMP domain-containing histidine kinase, yielding MIRKKAKGLISYIFAEEEDFPLEHRLVLSASIIGILISLIGSLINSLLSTSAIAVLVPIFLSLIVLVLYYFIRFRKIYKPVNFPVICISIIGISTIWIFNGGINGSNVMPALVILILGLLIVREREKIYVILLFLVSNISIFLIQFYRPDLITNFPSETERWIDHLITLIYSSILIYFIIRFVYDNYNIERLKALESERKLIQLNADKDRFISILAHDLRSPFNNLIGFSEELKENLQNLNKDQIESYVNTINTSAKNTYNLLDDLLTWEKALQGAIPFNPKKQNLGELCRDVLVNIKPFSDAKNITVNSYVDERIIVYADGYMLKTVLRNLVGNAVKFTNTGGSVQITAESDNSGITISVSDNGVGMTKENISKLFDIAQVIISAGTAKEKKTELGLLIYKEFVEKHGGRIRTENENGKGSNFRFTLPVVN